One window of the Granulicella arctica genome contains the following:
- a CDS encoding VIT1/CCC1 transporter family protein, with amino-acid sequence MERSFDRRSRSLLAASEDNSLSQTPKLSIDGGRGLLAVLEANWQAEMEDHATYKALALGESDSRRRNILRGLAAAERHHALLWAEEISTLGGPPLIYSGPANGRADTLSGEAGGVDSELRQLRIHERSEIERYSKQSAELTDAACQKILLEVIADENDHYKTLSGLIRARPPLPTMDGSQAKKALDVLLAARAKRHPEAAGWLNDAIYAAHDGLGSIFGIVSGVAGATLGKGHYVLIAGLAGMVGSALSTGTGAYLTSRSERELYDAGLVRERRAVDFDEAEAREVLALSLQVRGLPEDVAERLAHLLAEDKDGFVKALARISANLSEENLSNPWVAALTGFAATAVGAFVPIIPFFFMSGVPAIAVAAVVSLAAHFAVGATKSLMTIQSWWRSGFELAAFGAVEGVITFAIGVALGRMVGTH; translated from the coding sequence GTGGAACGCTCGTTTGACAGACGTAGTCGATCATTACTTGCAGCGTCAGAGGACAATTCACTGAGTCAAACGCCTAAGCTCAGCATCGATGGCGGACGCGGTCTGCTGGCTGTACTCGAAGCCAACTGGCAGGCCGAGATGGAAGACCACGCTACCTACAAGGCTCTAGCCTTAGGCGAATCTGATTCACGACGGCGAAATATTCTCCGCGGCCTTGCAGCAGCCGAAAGACATCACGCCCTCCTATGGGCCGAGGAGATCAGTACTCTAGGCGGTCCGCCCTTGATTTATAGTGGTCCGGCAAACGGGCGCGCGGATACCCTTTCGGGTGAAGCCGGAGGAGTCGACTCGGAACTCCGTCAGCTTAGAATTCACGAACGAAGCGAGATTGAGCGCTACAGCAAGCAATCCGCAGAACTGACTGACGCCGCTTGCCAAAAGATATTGCTCGAAGTGATCGCGGACGAGAACGACCACTACAAGACTCTGAGTGGCCTGATCCGTGCCCGCCCGCCCCTGCCCACAATGGATGGTTCCCAGGCTAAGAAGGCGCTCGATGTCCTCTTAGCCGCTCGCGCAAAGAGACATCCTGAGGCTGCCGGTTGGCTCAACGACGCCATCTATGCCGCTCATGATGGACTCGGCTCCATCTTCGGCATCGTGTCCGGAGTGGCTGGGGCAACTCTCGGTAAAGGTCACTATGTGCTTATAGCGGGACTCGCGGGCATGGTGGGTAGCGCCCTTTCTACAGGCACCGGAGCTTATCTAACCTCCAGGAGTGAGCGAGAACTCTACGATGCTGGGCTGGTCCGGGAACGCCGCGCCGTAGACTTTGACGAAGCGGAAGCGCGTGAAGTATTGGCGCTGAGCCTGCAAGTTCGGGGGCTTCCAGAAGATGTTGCCGAGAGGCTGGCACACCTGTTGGCTGAAGACAAAGACGGGTTCGTGAAAGCCCTCGCGCGTATCAGCGCCAACCTGTCAGAAGAAAACCTCAGCAACCCTTGGGTGGCGGCGCTAACGGGGTTCGCGGCCACGGCAGTTGGCGCTTTCGTTCCGATTATCCCCTTCTTCTTTATGTCAGGTGTTCCAGCTATTGCCGTTGCAGCAGTGGTTTCGTTAGCCGCACATTTTGCTGTTGGGGCAACGAAATCTCTCATGACCATACAGTCCTGGTGGCGTTCCGGCTTTGAACTAGCAGCCTTCGGAGCTGTCGAGGGCGTCATCACGTTCGCCATAGGGGTCGCTTTGGGGCGAATGGTCGGTACACACTGA
- a CDS encoding two-component system sensor histidine kinase NtrB has protein sequence MAELQHILTAASEMKVEPTIFSADGHNIHQLKTFEFIVADRLVAQELVLLFEEHEVAGEGISPAIIAVTRPDTEALPTSHQPGCNFDGLLTFPMTGTQVRAQLSAIMYAHCAFAKRYSDAWRELQLNRRIFRSITAGISVASATVPDLPLVYVNPAFEEMTGYTRAEVQGRNCRFLEGNERHQPALAIVRDALAHRRKGVAVLKNFRKDGTPFWNELSLSPIMDDEGHLTHYVGIQTDVTKRVDLELALRESEKLAAVGRLASSIAHEINNPLTSVMNLNFLALSTDCSQETKNFLVTADRELKRVKLITEQSLRFFKQSTKAQSTSPSELLDPILDLYQSHASNAGVTTDVRERPSRPLVCMESEIRQVLSNLVSNAIYAMQEHGGQLSVRSRECGMWGNGREGVLFTVADTGTGMSAETLSCIYKAFFTTKGIGGTGLGLWISCEIIERHRGTIEVRSSQRPGASGTVFQLFLPYEGIASKTEVADLSRSLRSPSSTLRSVLEH, from the coding sequence GTGGCAGAACTGCAACACATTCTGACCGCCGCGAGCGAGATGAAGGTCGAGCCGACGATTTTCAGCGCCGATGGTCACAATATTCACCAGCTAAAGACATTCGAATTCATCGTTGCGGATCGCTTGGTCGCGCAAGAACTCGTTCTCCTGTTTGAAGAGCACGAGGTGGCCGGCGAAGGGATCAGTCCTGCAATCATCGCGGTCACGCGGCCGGACACCGAGGCCTTGCCAACGTCCCATCAACCTGGCTGCAATTTCGATGGACTTCTGACTTTTCCCATGACCGGGACCCAGGTCAGGGCTCAACTGTCTGCCATCATGTACGCGCATTGTGCCTTTGCCAAACGCTATTCGGATGCATGGCGTGAGCTCCAACTTAATCGCAGAATCTTTCGATCGATCACGGCCGGCATCTCAGTGGCGAGCGCGACCGTCCCTGATCTTCCACTGGTATATGTCAATCCTGCCTTCGAAGAGATGACAGGCTATACCCGTGCTGAGGTTCAGGGACGAAATTGTCGATTTCTAGAAGGCAATGAACGGCATCAGCCAGCCCTTGCCATCGTGCGCGATGCTTTGGCGCATCGCCGCAAGGGTGTGGCGGTTCTGAAGAACTTTCGCAAAGACGGTACGCCATTCTGGAATGAACTTTCGCTCTCCCCGATCATGGACGACGAAGGTCACTTAACGCACTACGTGGGAATCCAAACCGATGTGACGAAGCGGGTCGACCTTGAACTCGCACTACGGGAAAGTGAAAAGCTGGCAGCTGTCGGCCGCTTAGCCTCCTCTATCGCGCACGAAATCAACAATCCGCTCACTTCGGTCATGAACCTGAATTTCCTTGCCCTGAGTACAGACTGTTCGCAAGAGACGAAGAACTTCCTCGTTACAGCGGACAGAGAGTTAAAGCGGGTCAAGCTGATCACGGAACAGTCGTTGAGATTCTTCAAACAGTCGACGAAAGCGCAGTCGACAAGCCCTTCTGAGCTTTTGGACCCCATCCTCGATCTGTACCAGTCCCACGCAAGCAACGCGGGAGTGACAACTGATGTGCGCGAGCGACCGAGTCGGCCTCTCGTTTGTATGGAAAGTGAAATCCGTCAGGTGCTGAGTAATCTGGTGAGCAATGCCATCTATGCGATGCAGGAGCACGGGGGACAACTCTCCGTTAGGAGCCGAGAATGTGGTATGTGGGGTAATGGGCGAGAAGGGGTTTTGTTCACAGTCGCGGACACCGGCACCGGGATGAGTGCCGAGACGCTGAGTTGCATTTACAAAGCGTTCTTTACAACGAAAGGTATCGGCGGCACGGGTCTCGGGCTGTGGATCAGTTGCGAGATCATTGAGCGGCATCGTGGGACGATAGAGGTTCGAAGCAGCCAGCGCCCCGGGGCATCCGGAACAGTCTTCCAACTCTTCCTTCCGTACGAGGGCATCGCATCGAAGACAGAGGTCGCAGACCTTTCACGCTCTCTTCGCTCACCCTCATCCACCTTGCGCTCCGTGTTGGAACATTAG
- a CDS encoding L,D-transpeptidase, translating into MKERRSRLRLAVVVAAGLLSSAYAPSARAQSSSSLTPNIASGVEALMPGQYLWAPMVSPSGPVVAVISLTKQRVYVYRNGVLIGVATVSTGKPGHQTPTGVFTVLQKQVHHESNLYKSAPMPFMQRLTWSGVAMHAGNLPGYPASHGCIRMPIAFAKLLYGTTDRGMTVVITDLNGVPRVAPTPDLLQSEAATKTEEAGGTMWEPQKALSGPVSLILSAPDRRLVVLRNGVLIGSAPVTVTGAVSETTAYTLSKVDQQGFHWLQLPLPGQSWEGNRELPAEERARVTMPDTFRKALDGVLTPGVTLVVTADSLLASSAGKSLTVLESKR; encoded by the coding sequence ATGAAAGAGCGAAGATCGAGGCTGAGATTAGCTGTGGTGGTTGCTGCGGGTCTTCTGTCATCGGCGTATGCGCCATCTGCAAGGGCGCAGAGCTCCAGTTCTTTGACTCCGAACATCGCGAGTGGCGTCGAAGCACTCATGCCAGGACAGTACCTTTGGGCCCCGATGGTCTCGCCATCTGGACCTGTGGTTGCTGTGATTAGCCTCACAAAGCAGCGAGTGTACGTCTATCGCAATGGTGTTCTGATTGGTGTAGCCACTGTTTCGACCGGAAAGCCTGGCCACCAAACACCAACCGGCGTGTTTACGGTCCTGCAAAAACAGGTGCATCACGAATCGAATCTCTATAAGTCGGCCCCCATGCCGTTCATGCAACGTCTGACCTGGTCAGGCGTTGCGATGCACGCCGGAAACTTGCCCGGGTACCCAGCATCACACGGTTGCATCCGCATGCCTATAGCGTTTGCGAAGCTCTTATATGGGACGACAGATCGGGGTATGACGGTCGTGATCACTGACCTGAACGGAGTGCCCCGAGTCGCTCCGACGCCTGACTTGTTGCAGAGCGAAGCCGCGACGAAAACTGAAGAGGCTGGCGGAACGATGTGGGAACCGCAGAAGGCGCTCTCAGGGCCTGTGTCGCTCATCTTGAGTGCACCCGATCGTCGACTTGTCGTTCTCCGAAACGGTGTTTTGATCGGATCTGCTCCGGTGACTGTGACCGGTGCCGTGTCTGAAACAACGGCTTACACCCTTTCCAAGGTCGATCAACAAGGATTTCACTGGTTGCAATTGCCCCTTCCGGGACAATCGTGGGAGGGTAACCGGGAACTTCCGGCCGAGGAACGCGCACGAGTGACAATGCCTGATACATTCCGGAAAGCTTTAGACGGTGTACTCACTCCCGGTGTGACGCTTGTGGTGACCGCGGATTCGCTCCTCGCAAGTTCTGCAGGTAAGAGCTTGACAGTGCTTGAATCCAAGCGTTAG